The Anas acuta chromosome 18, bAnaAcu1.1, whole genome shotgun sequence genome has a segment encoding these proteins:
- the ERN1 gene encoding serine/threonine-protein kinase/endoribonuclease IRE1 isoform X2, with protein MLCGEYTDSNTSSVTVPETLLFVSTLDGSLHAVSKRTGAIKWTLKEDPVLQVPIHVEEPAFLPDPNDGSLYTLGGKNNEGLTKLPFTIPELVQASPCRSSDGILYMGKKQDIWYVIDLMTGEKQQTLTSSFAESLCPSTSLLYLGRTEYTITMYDTKKKELRWNATYFDYAATMPDEDIKYKMSHFVSNGDGLVVTVDSESGDVLWIQNYASPVVAFYIWQREGLRKVMHTNVGIETLRYLTFMSGEVGHITKWKYPFPKETETKSKLTPTLYVGKYSTSLYASPSMVHEGVAVMPRGSAIPLLEGPKTEGVTIEDTGECVITPSTDLKFSGRLKEKTKLNYWNDWLLIGHHETPLSAPTKILEKFPSNLPKRPENVIPADSDKATIEEVIDIVEGSTTEVPPAVPKDIEEKLARPIARPEAPVDSMLKDMATIILSTFLLIGWVAFIITYPMSVHQQQQRQHQLEEKIQLLQQQKLPFHAPSDLPPETDFLDTSYGRTESSATSTPNISPRASNHSAYSSVSTSDVGSCLSTEQEEGDDDANRVVVGKISFNPKDVLGHGAEGTIVYRGTFDNRDVAVKRILPECFSFADREVQLLRESDEHPNVIRYFCTEKDRQFQYIAIELCAATLQEYVEQKAFSHHGLQPITLLQQTTAGLAYLHSLSIVHRDLKPHNILISMPNAHGKVKAMISDFGLCKKLAVGRHSFSRRSGVPGTEGWIAPEMLSEDCKENPTYTVDIFSAGCVFYYVVSEGSHPFGKSLQRQANILLGAYSLECLNAGSHEDIVARDLIEQMINMDPQKRPSASCVLKHPFFWSLEKQLHFFQDVSDRIEKESLDGLIVKQLERGGREVVKMDWREHITVPLQTDLRKFRSYKGGSVRDLLRAMRNKKHHYRELPPEVQDTLGSIPDDFVCYFTTRFPHLLLHTYKAMHICCQERLFQHYYNQDSAQKSLAGDTV; from the exons aacacCAGCTCAGTAACTGTGCCAGAAACACTGCTGTTTGTTTCAACTCTTGATGGAAGTTTGCATGCCGTCAGCAAGCGGACAGGAGCAATCAAATGGACTTTAAAAGAAG ATCCTGTACTACAGGTGCCAATACACGTGGAAGA GCCAGCATTTCTTCCAGACCCAAATGATGGCAGTTTGTATACACTTGGTGGCAAAAATAATGAAGGCTTGACT AAACTTCCATTTACTATCCCAGAGCTGGTGCAGGCATCTCCGTGTCGCAGTTCAGATGGGATCCTTTACATGG GTAAAAAGCAGGATATTTGGTACGTGATTGACCTCATGACTGGGGAGAAACAGCAGACCTTGACTTCTTCATTTGCAGAAAGTCTTTGCCCATCAACATCCCTACTGTATCTTGGGAGAACAG agtACACGATCACAATGTATGACACCAAGAAGAAGGAGCTGAGATGGAATGCCACCTATTTTGATTATGCAGCTACTATGCCCGATGAAGAcataaaataca AAATGTCCCACTTTGTGTCTAATGGAGATGGGCTGGTGGTGACTGTAGACAGTGAGTCTGGGGACGTGCTGTGGATTCAGAATTACGCTTCTCCTGTGGTAGCTTTTTACATCTGGCAACGTGAAGGATTACGGAAAGTTATGCACACAAATGTGGGGATAGAAACTCTGCGATACTTGACATTCATGTCTGGGGAGGTTGGACACATTACCAAGTGGAAATATCCTTTCCCAAAGGAAACAGAGACCAAGAGCAAACTAAC accaaCTCTATATGTAGGGAAGTACTCCACAAGTTTGTATGCATCACCATCAATGGTGCATGAAGGAGTAGCGGTCATG CCCCGTGGCAGTGCTATACCCTTACTAGAGGGTCCAAAAACAGAAGGAGTCACAATCGAAGACACTGGCGAGTGTGTTATCACCCCCAGTACGGATTTGAAGTTTTCAGgcagactgaaagaaaagacCAAACTCAACTACTGGAACGACTGGCTTTTAATAG ggcACCACGAAACACCATTATCTGCCCCTACAAAGATCCTGGAGAAATTCCCAAGCAATTTACCCAAGAGGCCTGAAAATGTGATTCCAGCTGACTCTGATAAAGCCACTATTGAAGAG GTTATTGATATAGTGGAAGGTTCCACAACAGAAGTGCCTCCTGCTGTTCCAAAGGACATTGAGGAGAAACTTGCTCGGCCTATTGCTCGTCCAGAGGCTCCTGTGGACTCTATGTTGAAAGACATGGCCACCATCATTCTCAGCACTTTCCTGCTCATCGGCTGGGTGGCTTTTATCATCACCTATCCGATG AGTGTACATCAGCAACAACAGAGACAGCATCAGCTGGAAGAGAAGATACAGCTCTTGCAGCAACAGAAGCTGCCCTTTCATGCTCCCAGTGACCTACCTCCAGAAACAGATTTCTTAGACACCTCCTATGGACGGACGGAGAGTTCAGCTACCAGCACACCGAATATATCCCCCAGAGCATCAAACCATTCTGCATATTCCAGCGTCTCCACCTCTGATGTTGGGAGCTGCCTTTCCACTGAGCAAGAAGAGGGGG ATGATGATGCAAACAGAGTAGTGGTTGGCAAGATTTCATTTAACCCAAAAGATGTACTAGGACATGGAGCCGAAGGAACAATTGTTTACAG GGGGACATTTGATAACCGTGATGTTGCAGTGAAAAGAATTCTTCCTGAATGCTTCAGCTTTGCAGACCGTGAAGTGCAGCTGCTGCGGGAGTCAGATGAGCATCCTAACGTGATCCGCTATTTCTGCACAGAGAAAGACCGGCAGTTTCAGTACATAGCTATCGAGCTGTGTGCTGCCACTTTACAGGAG TATGTTGAGCAGAAGGCCTTCAGTCACCATGGCTTGCAACCCATCACCCTCCTGCAACAGACAACAGCTGGCCTTGCTTATCTGCACTCCCTTAGTATTG TTCACAGGGACCTGAAGCCCCATAACATCCTCATCTCGATGCCTAATGCCCATGGGAAGGTCAAAGCTATGATTTCAGACTTCGGCCTGTGCAAGAAGCTAGCAGTGGGCAGACACAGCTTTAGCCGTCGGTCAGGTGTGCCAGGAACTGAAGGGTGGATTGCCCCTGAGATGCTGAGTGAAGACTGCAAAGAAAACCCt ACATACACCGTAGACATCTTTTCAGCTGGCTGTGTCTTCTATTACGTGGTATCTGAAGGTAGCCATCCCTTTGGCAAATCTCTACAGCGACAAGCCAACATTTTGCTGGGTGCATACAGCCTCGAGTGTTTGAATGCAGGGAGCCACG AAGACATAGTTGCTCGTGATTTAATAGAACAAATGATAAACATGGACCCTCAGAAACGTCCATCTGCCAGCTGTGTGCTAAAACACCCCTTCTTTTGGAGTTTGGAAAAACAGctccatttttttcag GATGTTAGTGACCGGATAGAGAAAGAATCGTTAGATGGTCTAATAGTCAAGCAAttagaaagaggaggaagagaggtgGTGAAAATGGACTGGAGAGAGCACATCACTGTTCCTCTTCAGACAG ATCTTCGAAAATTCAGATCATATAAAGGAGGCTCAGTACGGGATCTTCTGAGGGCAATGAGAAACAAG AAGCACCATTACAGAGAACTGCCTCCTGAGGTGCAGGACACCCTGGGCTCCATCCCAGATGATTTTGTATGTTACTTCACAACTCGCTTCCCTCACCTCCTCCTACATACCTACAAAGCTATGCATATCTGCTGCCAAGAAAGACTGTTTCAGCATTACTATAATCAGGACTCTGCACAGAAGAGCCTTGCAGGAGACACTGTTTGA
- the ERN1 gene encoding serine/threonine-protein kinase/endoribonuclease IRE1 isoform X1 — protein MEPLSCRHLLLLVSLGALLAPLLPRPGNTSSVTVPETLLFVSTLDGSLHAVSKRTGAIKWTLKEDPVLQVPIHVEEPAFLPDPNDGSLYTLGGKNNEGLTKLPFTIPELVQASPCRSSDGILYMGKKQDIWYVIDLMTGEKQQTLTSSFAESLCPSTSLLYLGRTEYTITMYDTKKKELRWNATYFDYAATMPDEDIKYKMSHFVSNGDGLVVTVDSESGDVLWIQNYASPVVAFYIWQREGLRKVMHTNVGIETLRYLTFMSGEVGHITKWKYPFPKETETKSKLTPTLYVGKYSTSLYASPSMVHEGVAVMPRGSAIPLLEGPKTEGVTIEDTGECVITPSTDLKFSGRLKEKTKLNYWNDWLLIGHHETPLSAPTKILEKFPSNLPKRPENVIPADSDKATIEEVIDIVEGSTTEVPPAVPKDIEEKLARPIARPEAPVDSMLKDMATIILSTFLLIGWVAFIITYPMSVHQQQQRQHQLEEKIQLLQQQKLPFHAPSDLPPETDFLDTSYGRTESSATSTPNISPRASNHSAYSSVSTSDVGSCLSTEQEEGDDDANRVVVGKISFNPKDVLGHGAEGTIVYRGTFDNRDVAVKRILPECFSFADREVQLLRESDEHPNVIRYFCTEKDRQFQYIAIELCAATLQEYVEQKAFSHHGLQPITLLQQTTAGLAYLHSLSIVHRDLKPHNILISMPNAHGKVKAMISDFGLCKKLAVGRHSFSRRSGVPGTEGWIAPEMLSEDCKENPTYTVDIFSAGCVFYYVVSEGSHPFGKSLQRQANILLGAYSLECLNAGSHEDIVARDLIEQMINMDPQKRPSASCVLKHPFFWSLEKQLHFFQDVSDRIEKESLDGLIVKQLERGGREVVKMDWREHITVPLQTDLRKFRSYKGGSVRDLLRAMRNKKHHYRELPPEVQDTLGSIPDDFVCYFTTRFPHLLLHTYKAMHICCQERLFQHYYNQDSAQKSLAGDTV, from the exons aacacCAGCTCAGTAACTGTGCCAGAAACACTGCTGTTTGTTTCAACTCTTGATGGAAGTTTGCATGCCGTCAGCAAGCGGACAGGAGCAATCAAATGGACTTTAAAAGAAG ATCCTGTACTACAGGTGCCAATACACGTGGAAGA GCCAGCATTTCTTCCAGACCCAAATGATGGCAGTTTGTATACACTTGGTGGCAAAAATAATGAAGGCTTGACT AAACTTCCATTTACTATCCCAGAGCTGGTGCAGGCATCTCCGTGTCGCAGTTCAGATGGGATCCTTTACATGG GTAAAAAGCAGGATATTTGGTACGTGATTGACCTCATGACTGGGGAGAAACAGCAGACCTTGACTTCTTCATTTGCAGAAAGTCTTTGCCCATCAACATCCCTACTGTATCTTGGGAGAACAG agtACACGATCACAATGTATGACACCAAGAAGAAGGAGCTGAGATGGAATGCCACCTATTTTGATTATGCAGCTACTATGCCCGATGAAGAcataaaataca AAATGTCCCACTTTGTGTCTAATGGAGATGGGCTGGTGGTGACTGTAGACAGTGAGTCTGGGGACGTGCTGTGGATTCAGAATTACGCTTCTCCTGTGGTAGCTTTTTACATCTGGCAACGTGAAGGATTACGGAAAGTTATGCACACAAATGTGGGGATAGAAACTCTGCGATACTTGACATTCATGTCTGGGGAGGTTGGACACATTACCAAGTGGAAATATCCTTTCCCAAAGGAAACAGAGACCAAGAGCAAACTAAC accaaCTCTATATGTAGGGAAGTACTCCACAAGTTTGTATGCATCACCATCAATGGTGCATGAAGGAGTAGCGGTCATG CCCCGTGGCAGTGCTATACCCTTACTAGAGGGTCCAAAAACAGAAGGAGTCACAATCGAAGACACTGGCGAGTGTGTTATCACCCCCAGTACGGATTTGAAGTTTTCAGgcagactgaaagaaaagacCAAACTCAACTACTGGAACGACTGGCTTTTAATAG ggcACCACGAAACACCATTATCTGCCCCTACAAAGATCCTGGAGAAATTCCCAAGCAATTTACCCAAGAGGCCTGAAAATGTGATTCCAGCTGACTCTGATAAAGCCACTATTGAAGAG GTTATTGATATAGTGGAAGGTTCCACAACAGAAGTGCCTCCTGCTGTTCCAAAGGACATTGAGGAGAAACTTGCTCGGCCTATTGCTCGTCCAGAGGCTCCTGTGGACTCTATGTTGAAAGACATGGCCACCATCATTCTCAGCACTTTCCTGCTCATCGGCTGGGTGGCTTTTATCATCACCTATCCGATG AGTGTACATCAGCAACAACAGAGACAGCATCAGCTGGAAGAGAAGATACAGCTCTTGCAGCAACAGAAGCTGCCCTTTCATGCTCCCAGTGACCTACCTCCAGAAACAGATTTCTTAGACACCTCCTATGGACGGACGGAGAGTTCAGCTACCAGCACACCGAATATATCCCCCAGAGCATCAAACCATTCTGCATATTCCAGCGTCTCCACCTCTGATGTTGGGAGCTGCCTTTCCACTGAGCAAGAAGAGGGGG ATGATGATGCAAACAGAGTAGTGGTTGGCAAGATTTCATTTAACCCAAAAGATGTACTAGGACATGGAGCCGAAGGAACAATTGTTTACAG GGGGACATTTGATAACCGTGATGTTGCAGTGAAAAGAATTCTTCCTGAATGCTTCAGCTTTGCAGACCGTGAAGTGCAGCTGCTGCGGGAGTCAGATGAGCATCCTAACGTGATCCGCTATTTCTGCACAGAGAAAGACCGGCAGTTTCAGTACATAGCTATCGAGCTGTGTGCTGCCACTTTACAGGAG TATGTTGAGCAGAAGGCCTTCAGTCACCATGGCTTGCAACCCATCACCCTCCTGCAACAGACAACAGCTGGCCTTGCTTATCTGCACTCCCTTAGTATTG TTCACAGGGACCTGAAGCCCCATAACATCCTCATCTCGATGCCTAATGCCCATGGGAAGGTCAAAGCTATGATTTCAGACTTCGGCCTGTGCAAGAAGCTAGCAGTGGGCAGACACAGCTTTAGCCGTCGGTCAGGTGTGCCAGGAACTGAAGGGTGGATTGCCCCTGAGATGCTGAGTGAAGACTGCAAAGAAAACCCt ACATACACCGTAGACATCTTTTCAGCTGGCTGTGTCTTCTATTACGTGGTATCTGAAGGTAGCCATCCCTTTGGCAAATCTCTACAGCGACAAGCCAACATTTTGCTGGGTGCATACAGCCTCGAGTGTTTGAATGCAGGGAGCCACG AAGACATAGTTGCTCGTGATTTAATAGAACAAATGATAAACATGGACCCTCAGAAACGTCCATCTGCCAGCTGTGTGCTAAAACACCCCTTCTTTTGGAGTTTGGAAAAACAGctccatttttttcag GATGTTAGTGACCGGATAGAGAAAGAATCGTTAGATGGTCTAATAGTCAAGCAAttagaaagaggaggaagagaggtgGTGAAAATGGACTGGAGAGAGCACATCACTGTTCCTCTTCAGACAG ATCTTCGAAAATTCAGATCATATAAAGGAGGCTCAGTACGGGATCTTCTGAGGGCAATGAGAAACAAG AAGCACCATTACAGAGAACTGCCTCCTGAGGTGCAGGACACCCTGGGCTCCATCCCAGATGATTTTGTATGTTACTTCACAACTCGCTTCCCTCACCTCCTCCTACATACCTACAAAGCTATGCATATCTGCTGCCAAGAAAGACTGTTTCAGCATTACTATAATCAGGACTCTGCACAGAAGAGCCTTGCAGGAGACACTGTTTGA
- the ERN1 gene encoding serine/threonine-protein kinase/endoribonuclease IRE1 isoform X3, with protein sequence MYDTKKKELRWNATYFDYAATMPDEDIKYKMSHFVSNGDGLVVTVDSESGDVLWIQNYASPVVAFYIWQREGLRKVMHTNVGIETLRYLTFMSGEVGHITKWKYPFPKETETKSKLTPTLYVGKYSTSLYASPSMVHEGVAVMPRGSAIPLLEGPKTEGVTIEDTGECVITPSTDLKFSGRLKEKTKLNYWNDWLLIGHHETPLSAPTKILEKFPSNLPKRPENVIPADSDKATIEEVIDIVEGSTTEVPPAVPKDIEEKLARPIARPEAPVDSMLKDMATIILSTFLLIGWVAFIITYPMSVHQQQQRQHQLEEKIQLLQQQKLPFHAPSDLPPETDFLDTSYGRTESSATSTPNISPRASNHSAYSSVSTSDVGSCLSTEQEEGDDDANRVVVGKISFNPKDVLGHGAEGTIVYRGTFDNRDVAVKRILPECFSFADREVQLLRESDEHPNVIRYFCTEKDRQFQYIAIELCAATLQEYVEQKAFSHHGLQPITLLQQTTAGLAYLHSLSIVHRDLKPHNILISMPNAHGKVKAMISDFGLCKKLAVGRHSFSRRSGVPGTEGWIAPEMLSEDCKENPTYTVDIFSAGCVFYYVVSEGSHPFGKSLQRQANILLGAYSLECLNAGSHEDIVARDLIEQMINMDPQKRPSASCVLKHPFFWSLEKQLHFFQDVSDRIEKESLDGLIVKQLERGGREVVKMDWREHITVPLQTDLRKFRSYKGGSVRDLLRAMRNKKHHYRELPPEVQDTLGSIPDDFVCYFTTRFPHLLLHTYKAMHICCQERLFQHYYNQDSAQKSLAGDTV encoded by the exons ATGTATGACACCAAGAAGAAGGAGCTGAGATGGAATGCCACCTATTTTGATTATGCAGCTACTATGCCCGATGAAGAcataaaataca AAATGTCCCACTTTGTGTCTAATGGAGATGGGCTGGTGGTGACTGTAGACAGTGAGTCTGGGGACGTGCTGTGGATTCAGAATTACGCTTCTCCTGTGGTAGCTTTTTACATCTGGCAACGTGAAGGATTACGGAAAGTTATGCACACAAATGTGGGGATAGAAACTCTGCGATACTTGACATTCATGTCTGGGGAGGTTGGACACATTACCAAGTGGAAATATCCTTTCCCAAAGGAAACAGAGACCAAGAGCAAACTAAC accaaCTCTATATGTAGGGAAGTACTCCACAAGTTTGTATGCATCACCATCAATGGTGCATGAAGGAGTAGCGGTCATG CCCCGTGGCAGTGCTATACCCTTACTAGAGGGTCCAAAAACAGAAGGAGTCACAATCGAAGACACTGGCGAGTGTGTTATCACCCCCAGTACGGATTTGAAGTTTTCAGgcagactgaaagaaaagacCAAACTCAACTACTGGAACGACTGGCTTTTAATAG ggcACCACGAAACACCATTATCTGCCCCTACAAAGATCCTGGAGAAATTCCCAAGCAATTTACCCAAGAGGCCTGAAAATGTGATTCCAGCTGACTCTGATAAAGCCACTATTGAAGAG GTTATTGATATAGTGGAAGGTTCCACAACAGAAGTGCCTCCTGCTGTTCCAAAGGACATTGAGGAGAAACTTGCTCGGCCTATTGCTCGTCCAGAGGCTCCTGTGGACTCTATGTTGAAAGACATGGCCACCATCATTCTCAGCACTTTCCTGCTCATCGGCTGGGTGGCTTTTATCATCACCTATCCGATG AGTGTACATCAGCAACAACAGAGACAGCATCAGCTGGAAGAGAAGATACAGCTCTTGCAGCAACAGAAGCTGCCCTTTCATGCTCCCAGTGACCTACCTCCAGAAACAGATTTCTTAGACACCTCCTATGGACGGACGGAGAGTTCAGCTACCAGCACACCGAATATATCCCCCAGAGCATCAAACCATTCTGCATATTCCAGCGTCTCCACCTCTGATGTTGGGAGCTGCCTTTCCACTGAGCAAGAAGAGGGGG ATGATGATGCAAACAGAGTAGTGGTTGGCAAGATTTCATTTAACCCAAAAGATGTACTAGGACATGGAGCCGAAGGAACAATTGTTTACAG GGGGACATTTGATAACCGTGATGTTGCAGTGAAAAGAATTCTTCCTGAATGCTTCAGCTTTGCAGACCGTGAAGTGCAGCTGCTGCGGGAGTCAGATGAGCATCCTAACGTGATCCGCTATTTCTGCACAGAGAAAGACCGGCAGTTTCAGTACATAGCTATCGAGCTGTGTGCTGCCACTTTACAGGAG TATGTTGAGCAGAAGGCCTTCAGTCACCATGGCTTGCAACCCATCACCCTCCTGCAACAGACAACAGCTGGCCTTGCTTATCTGCACTCCCTTAGTATTG TTCACAGGGACCTGAAGCCCCATAACATCCTCATCTCGATGCCTAATGCCCATGGGAAGGTCAAAGCTATGATTTCAGACTTCGGCCTGTGCAAGAAGCTAGCAGTGGGCAGACACAGCTTTAGCCGTCGGTCAGGTGTGCCAGGAACTGAAGGGTGGATTGCCCCTGAGATGCTGAGTGAAGACTGCAAAGAAAACCCt ACATACACCGTAGACATCTTTTCAGCTGGCTGTGTCTTCTATTACGTGGTATCTGAAGGTAGCCATCCCTTTGGCAAATCTCTACAGCGACAAGCCAACATTTTGCTGGGTGCATACAGCCTCGAGTGTTTGAATGCAGGGAGCCACG AAGACATAGTTGCTCGTGATTTAATAGAACAAATGATAAACATGGACCCTCAGAAACGTCCATCTGCCAGCTGTGTGCTAAAACACCCCTTCTTTTGGAGTTTGGAAAAACAGctccatttttttcag GATGTTAGTGACCGGATAGAGAAAGAATCGTTAGATGGTCTAATAGTCAAGCAAttagaaagaggaggaagagaggtgGTGAAAATGGACTGGAGAGAGCACATCACTGTTCCTCTTCAGACAG ATCTTCGAAAATTCAGATCATATAAAGGAGGCTCAGTACGGGATCTTCTGAGGGCAATGAGAAACAAG AAGCACCATTACAGAGAACTGCCTCCTGAGGTGCAGGACACCCTGGGCTCCATCCCAGATGATTTTGTATGTTACTTCACAACTCGCTTCCCTCACCTCCTCCTACATACCTACAAAGCTATGCATATCTGCTGCCAAGAAAGACTGTTTCAGCATTACTATAATCAGGACTCTGCACAGAAGAGCCTTGCAGGAGACACTGTTTGA